A DNA window from Chiroxiphia lanceolata isolate bChiLan1 chromosome 6, bChiLan1.pri, whole genome shotgun sequence contains the following coding sequences:
- the ZC2HC1C gene encoding zinc finger C2HC domain-containing protein 1C, whose protein sequence is MAFFPPVAPVVAATKIVPGSQLKHQKNNFQHELLTDKGESLKDPCAQKSQRCSYSISAENTQYGHGGFCSAGLQSKHLTRQACTLSATSVDRQKEGVDRAYPLKPISHHNGVSVPVLNTAQLGSSPYMQETPNSKSSSMSKGKAPVGRSAALCPWTVEPEPSTPHLYRRELAYILKLEADGRNLEEAIQKKEALLEEKLRRTKETLRRIQREKELIKAEQRRDSGAERTHEQKAARHPEEKTFRAVVRPGGGVFGGAQSAEAIIPKPGTTHHPQELAVGKLRKEQLVTNNSKMQDSIPMEHLASCSKLAPKHSPSRSALSDQDSGDRLSAEMLYVQAANAVEQEGLGQCSFCNRKFLCSRLEKHMSICGKNQVSERKVFDSSKARARGTELEQYQQWKSARSPQSETPPRRNNWKQKHEALIQTVCQARQLQQVLTKGGKMSDLPPLPPMENPDYVACTYCGRQFAPRAAERHIPKCKTIKNRPPPPPQRRRC, encoded by the exons ATGGCTTTTTTTCCACCGGTGGCTCCTGTGGTGGCAGCTACTAAGATTGTTCCTGGTTCCCAGCtaaaacaccagaaaaacaactttcaaCATGAACTCCTAACTGACAAAGGGGAAAGTTTGAAGGATCCCTGTGCCCAAAAGAGCCAAAGATGTTCTTATtctatttcagcagaaaacactCAATATGGGCATGGAGGCTTCTGTTCTGCTGGACTACAGAGTAAGCACCTCACCAGGCAGGCCTGTACTCTGTCAGCTACATCAgtagacagacagaaagaaggaGTGGACCGTGCATATCCCCTGAAACCAATTTCTCACCACAACGGTGTGagtgttccagtgctcaacaCAGCACAGCTCGGAAGTTCCCCATACATGCAGGAAACTCCAAATAGTAAATCAAGCTCCATGAGCAAAGGGAAGGCTCCAGTAGGGAGATCTGCAGCACTCTGTCCTTGGACAGTAGAGCCTGAACCATCAACCCCCCATCTATACAGGAGAGAGCTGGCCTACATCCTAAAGTTGGAGGCAGATGGAAGGAACCTAGAAGAGGCAATTCAAAAGAAAGAGGCCCTTCTTGAAGAGAAACTGAGGAGAACAAAGGAGACACTTAGGAGGATTCAAAGAGAGAAGGAGCTTATCAAGGCAGAACAGAGAAGAGACAGTGGAGCTGAGAGGACCCATGAGCAAAAGGCTGCAAGGCACCctgaagagaaaactttcagagCTGTAGTGAGGCCAGGTGGTGGGGTCTTTGGTGGGGCACAGTCTGCAGAGGCCATAATCCCCAAGCCTGGCACCACTCACCACCCCCAAGAGCTGGCTGTGGGGAAACTCAGGAAGGAGCAACTGGTGACCAATAACAGCAAAATGCAAGACAGCATACCCATGGAGCATTTAGCTTCTTGTTCAAAGCTGGCCCCAAAACATAGCCCTTCTCGCTCCGCCCTCTCAGACCAAGATTCTGGTGACCGCTTGTCTGCAGAGATGTTGTATGTGCAGGCTGCCAATgctgtggagcaggaggggctTGGACAGTGCAGCTTCTGCAATCGTAAGTTTCTCTGCTCTAGGCTTGAGAAACACATGAGTATCTGTGGCAAGAACCAAGTCTCCGAGAGGAAAGTGTTTGACTCCAGCAAGGCCAGAGCTAGGGGAACAGAACTGGAACAGTATCAGCAGTGGAAGAGCGCAAGGAGTCCTCAG AGTGAGACACCACCCAGAAGGAACAACTGGAAACAGAAGCATGAGGCTCTCATCCAGACCGTGTGCCAGGCCCGCCAGCTGCAGCAAGTCCTCACTAAGGGAGGGAAGATGTCTGACCTGCCTCCATTGCCTCCCATGGAAAACCCAGACTATGTTGCCTGCACCTACTGTGGACGCCAGTTTGCTCCCCGAGCAGCTGAGAGACATATTCCCAAATGCAAAACCATAAAGAATAGGCCCCCACCCCCACCACAGAGAAGGCGC
- the ACYP1 gene encoding acylphosphatase-1, with product MAEGEALVSVDYEVFGKVQGVFFRKYTQGEAKRLGLVGWVQNTSHGTVQGQIQGPTARVRELQEWLRKIGSPQSRISRAEFSNEKKIEALEHKDFQILK from the exons ATGGCGGAAGGCGAGGCATTGGTGTCTGTGGACTACGAGGTGTTCGGCAAGGTGCAGGGCGTGTTCTTTCGCAAGTACACACAG GGGGAGGCTAAGAGACTAGGACTCGTTGGCTGGGTCCAAAATACCAGCCATGGCACTGTGCAAGGGCAAATCCAGGGCCCAACTGCCAGGGTGcgggagctgcaggaatggCTCAGGAAGATAGGAAGTCCCCAGTCCCGCATCAGCCGAGCGGAGTTCAGCAATGAGAAGAAGATTGAGGCTCTAGAGCACAAGGATTTCCAGATTTTGAAGTGA